A single Mangrovimonas sp. YM274 DNA region contains:
- a CDS encoding HipA domain-containing protein, with translation MEHKCLYCYKPTEPNTDFHKKCSLEFFASPMPPKIDYSLDQMDQLAKNIVERSVAVPGVQAKLSMSLIKEAQDHPDTRLTVVGALGGQYIFKPPSDKFPEMPENEHVTMRIAEAFGIRVVPSSLIRLASGELSYITKRIDRTESGEKLHMIDMFQITEAFDKYKSSMERVGKALDSYSENTLLDKIFYFELALFVFLTGNNDMHLKNFSMMESLSGWVLAPAYDLLNVTILLPEDTEELALTLSGKKKKLKREHFELLGKGLGLTEKQISGSFKRMHKNKPKAFKWIESSFLSKTMKEAYTTLLETRYKQLEIDS, from the coding sequence ATGGAACACAAATGTTTATACTGCTATAAGCCAACAGAGCCCAATACGGACTTCCATAAAAAATGCTCCTTGGAATTTTTTGCCAGTCCTATGCCTCCAAAAATTGATTATTCACTTGATCAAATGGATCAACTGGCAAAAAACATTGTAGAACGCAGTGTTGCTGTCCCTGGTGTTCAGGCGAAATTATCCATGTCCCTGATAAAAGAAGCCCAAGACCATCCCGATACGAGGTTAACGGTGGTTGGAGCTTTGGGTGGGCAATACATTTTTAAGCCTCCTTCCGATAAGTTTCCTGAAATGCCAGAAAATGAACATGTCACCATGCGTATTGCGGAAGCTTTTGGAATTCGTGTAGTTCCGTCCTCATTAATTCGATTGGCTTCAGGGGAACTATCCTATATCACCAAACGTATTGACAGAACCGAAAGTGGCGAAAAACTCCACATGATTGATATGTTCCAGATCACAGAGGCTTTCGACAAATATAAAAGCTCCATGGAAAGAGTTGGAAAGGCCCTTGACTCCTATTCAGAAAACACACTGCTTGACAAAATCTTTTATTTTGAACTGGCTTTGTTTGTTTTCCTAACAGGAAACAATGATATGCACTTAAAGAATTTTTCAATGATGGAAAGCCTTTCTGGATGGGTATTGGCTCCCGCTTACGACCTATTGAATGTTACCATCCTGCTTCCTGAAGATACCGAAGAATTGGCACTTACGCTTTCTGGAAAGAAAAAGAAGTTAAAACGGGAACATTTTGAATTGTTGGGCAAAGGATTAGGACTGACCGAAAAACAAATTAGCGGTTCCTTCAAACGCATGCACAAAAACAAACCAAAAGCTTTTAAATGGATAGAAAGCTCATTCCTATCAAAAACAATGAAAGAAGCCTATACAACTTTGCTCGAAACAAGATACAAACAGTTGGAAATCGATTCATAA